Proteins encoded within one genomic window of Halocatena marina:
- a CDS encoding HpcH/HpaI aldolase/citrate lyase family protein, translated as MSLVNQTLKKLEYGGVVAGAWLLSGSVRAAEVLSRTAIDWIGIDTEHAPHSPERVEALIRAVEPNATPLVRLASVETAVSDGAKHALDAGAHGIIVPGVETPADAENVVRAAQFPPAGERGVAGTTRANAYGSNFDEYVDTANDEVLITLQIETPPAVTAIDEILSVDGVDVAFVGENDLSSALGYPGKTEHPTVQNAVKRVREAALDNDIHPGIAGRTPGIKTERANRGFQFFLLGADLSFMRTGIEAFVTE; from the coding sequence ATGTCTCTCGTGAACCAAACCCTCAAAAAGCTCGAATACGGCGGTGTAGTTGCTGGTGCATGGCTCCTGTCGGGGAGTGTACGGGCTGCAGAAGTACTCTCACGGACAGCAATCGATTGGATTGGAATTGATACCGAACACGCTCCTCATTCGCCCGAACGTGTTGAAGCACTAATTCGAGCAGTTGAACCAAACGCTACGCCGCTCGTGCGGCTTGCATCCGTTGAAACAGCCGTTTCAGACGGAGCAAAACACGCGCTCGACGCTGGTGCGCACGGAATTATCGTACCAGGCGTCGAAACCCCTGCGGACGCCGAAAACGTTGTCCGAGCAGCACAGTTTCCGCCAGCAGGCGAGCGTGGCGTCGCAGGCACTACCCGAGCAAATGCATACGGGAGTAATTTCGATGAATACGTCGATACTGCGAACGATGAGGTGCTCATTACCCTCCAAATCGAGACGCCGCCGGCAGTCACTGCTATCGATGAGATTCTCTCGGTCGATGGGGTCGATGTGGCGTTCGTTGGAGAAAACGACCTCTCGTCTGCACTTGGGTATCCCGGCAAAACGGAGCATCCAACGGTACAGAATGCTGTCAAACGAGTGCGAGAGGCAGCGCTGGATAACGATATTCATCCGGGGATTGCTGGCCGAACACCAGGAATCAAAACCGAGCGAGCAAATCGTGGATTTCAATTCTTTCTTCTCGGTGCCGATTTGAGCTTCATGCGCACCGGCATCGAAGCCTTCGTGACAGAGTAG
- a CDS encoding MFS transporter — protein sequence MVTDANRREGIPFGTVVQRDRATLALVIFVVLFAQVLLYPGVTDLVTALGATTDLDASTWFLGAEFAAFVLFSGFWGALSDRTSRRIPFIVVGGLGGAAGYAILAFLGQGYGVRFETVLVLRFFQGALTIAAFSLAMTMLMDLEGGHGQNMGAAGIAIGLGTALGAPIGGQLYEQGAFVPLWIASVALLLAAGLATRVTDRSPSGQRMGLRDVGRRLRGTPALGFPYAFGFMDRLTAGFFALIGTIYFRETFALDAGGAGLMLGLFFVPFALLQYPLGVVSDRIGRKLPVAIGSLLYGGTVIAVYLAPTLWLAGCTMVLLGVFGALVSPATMALVSDLATDTDRGVAMGGFNIFGNLGFLAGFVVGSVITDSFDYGAAFLAAGLLEAGIVVVALPSFLRLDLSQTPTFSE from the coding sequence ATGGTTACTGATGCGAATCGACGCGAAGGGATTCCGTTCGGAACGGTGGTTCAACGCGATCGTGCCACCTTGGCGCTCGTGATTTTTGTCGTTCTGTTCGCGCAGGTGTTGTTGTATCCAGGCGTCACCGATTTGGTCACGGCCCTTGGTGCAACAACAGATCTCGACGCCAGCACGTGGTTTCTTGGTGCCGAGTTCGCCGCATTCGTCCTCTTTTCAGGCTTTTGGGGTGCGCTGAGTGATCGCACCAGCCGTCGTATCCCGTTTATTGTCGTTGGTGGACTCGGTGGGGCTGCGGGTTATGCCATCCTCGCGTTCCTTGGGCAGGGATACGGTGTCCGCTTCGAAACAGTCCTCGTATTACGTTTCTTCCAAGGAGCACTCACGATTGCCGCGTTCTCACTGGCGATGACCATGCTCATGGATCTTGAGGGAGGACACGGACAGAACATGGGGGCAGCTGGCATCGCGATCGGCTTAGGAACAGCACTCGGTGCACCGATCGGTGGCCAGCTGTACGAACAAGGCGCATTCGTTCCGCTCTGGATTGCGAGTGTTGCGCTTCTACTCGCTGCAGGGTTGGCCACTCGGGTCACCGACCGCTCTCCATCGGGACAGCGAATGGGACTGCGCGATGTTGGCCGTCGTCTCCGGGGAACCCCTGCATTGGGTTTCCCGTACGCATTCGGGTTCATGGACCGTCTTACAGCCGGATTTTTCGCACTGATCGGCACGATCTACTTTCGGGAGACGTTCGCTCTTGATGCAGGCGGGGCTGGTCTCATGCTAGGACTGTTCTTTGTTCCCTTCGCACTCCTACAGTATCCATTGGGAGTCGTTTCGGATCGCATTGGACGAAAGCTTCCAGTTGCGATCGGCTCACTTCTCTACGGAGGCACTGTTATCGCAGTGTATCTGGCACCGACACTGTGGCTCGCTGGGTGTACGATGGTTCTGTTGGGAGTCTTTGGTGCGCTCGTCTCACCAGCGACGATGGCGTTGGTTTCCGATCTCGCAACAGACACTGATCGAGGCGTCGCAATGGGTGGGTTCAACATTTTCGGCAATCTTGGTTTTCTCGCCGGATTCGTCGTTGGAAGTGTCATTACCGACTCTTTCGATTATGGTGCTGCGTTCCTTGCCGCTGGACTCCTTGAGGCAGGTATCGTCGTCGTTGCGCTTCCATCGTTCCTCCGACTCGATTTGTCACAGACGCCGACATTTAGTGAATAA
- a CDS encoding Gfo/Idh/MocA family protein: protein MAIHFGVIGTATIAQQRFIPAIEKTDHTIRAIASRTEEKAQAVATTHDIPHVYETYDDLLEHAEIDAVYIPLPNSKHAEWIRKSADHGHHILCEKPLGVTADETRAVDAYCEDRGVTLMEGLMYRYVPRTERVIELVSEELGEIRSATATFHSELRGLPTGIRFDPALGGGSSLDVGVYTVDAVRMFLGIPDRVHAYSFDMHDSGVDTQMTALFKYDQNATATVSASFDTAESQYYHVIGTEGWLTAEPAFSSPDVNTSIQYEIGNRRTTETFPPVDPYQLEIEHFAECIEDHLSPRTNAAQAAQNAVILDAIQESAVSGSSVQID, encoded by the coding sequence ATGGCGATCCACTTCGGTGTGATTGGTACGGCAACGATCGCACAACAACGGTTCATACCAGCCATCGAAAAAACTGATCACACGATTCGCGCGATCGCTTCTCGTACGGAGGAAAAAGCACAAGCAGTGGCCACGACCCACGACATCCCTCACGTGTACGAGACATACGACGACCTCCTCGAACACGCGGAGATCGATGCAGTGTACATCCCACTCCCGAACAGCAAACACGCCGAGTGGATACGCAAATCGGCCGATCACGGCCACCATATTCTATGTGAAAAACCACTCGGCGTGACTGCAGACGAAACGCGTGCGGTCGATGCCTACTGTGAAGATCGCGGGGTTACGCTCATGGAAGGACTCATGTACCGGTATGTACCGCGCACAGAACGTGTCATAGAACTCGTCAGTGAGGAACTCGGCGAGATCCGATCTGCGACAGCAACGTTCCATTCAGAACTGCGGGGATTGCCAACCGGGATTCGGTTCGATCCGGCGCTCGGTGGTGGAAGCTCACTCGATGTCGGGGTTTATACTGTCGATGCTGTCCGAATGTTTCTCGGAATACCGGATCGTGTCCACGCGTATTCCTTCGATATGCACGATAGCGGCGTCGATACACAAATGACAGCACTCTTTAAATACGATCAGAACGCAACTGCAACCGTCTCTGCGTCGTTCGATACTGCCGAATCACAGTACTATCACGTAATCGGCACTGAAGGGTGGCTAACCGCCGAGCCGGCGTTCTCTTCTCCAGATGTAAACACATCGATCCAATACGAGATCGGGAATCGACGAACAACTGAAACGTTCCCGCCGGTCGATCCGTATCAGCTCGAAATCGAACACTTCGCCGAATGCATCGAGGACCATCTCTCACCACGAACGAATGCAGCCCAAGCAGCACAGAACGCAGTGATTCTCGATGCGATACAAGAAAGTGCAGTTTCAGGATCGAGCGTGCAGATTGACTGA
- a CDS encoding sulfatase-like hydrolase/transferase translates to MNVLFVSIDSLRRDFLDTYQDDPWCIEYEVDTTNLDRFAERATVFNTHYAGSLPCMPARREWLTGTQEFLWRPWGPIEPFDTTLPEALRHADVMTKLITDHFHYFQHGSGGYFEDFNGFEFIRGHENDTWKTAPRSLDTSKLGFTTPDDPEGFGYNNPIQYPRNTAEFDTESDFFAPQVFSTVADWLRSNQEWDEWFCYVDSFDVHEPFHIPEPYASMYTDEDPDDPDLTYWPAYGRTDRGQGELSDRELDFVRSQFAGKVTMVDRWFGRVLETIDDEQLWDDTMIIVTSDHGFFLGEHGWVGKPYKAPLYNVLAHTPLMIWHPEYQMEEHTALTAAVDIYSTVLDAFDVADVDRRHSKSLLSLLSGSDDKIREWVLYGYWGSSVNLTDGRYTYLHPCDPEVDSDCYSTQMVNPHSWFTPPDSQPAAESGQYLPYADCPVWRYSAPSYVRNDQPMLFDVKTDPEQLNDRSEDDQSIKERMQRLLQEALSEKDAPENQYDRLDLDPV, encoded by the coding sequence ATGAACGTTCTGTTCGTTTCGATCGATAGTCTGCGTCGTGATTTTCTTGATACGTATCAGGATGATCCGTGGTGTATTGAGTATGAGGTGGACACGACGAACCTCGATCGTTTCGCAGAGCGGGCTACCGTGTTCAACACACACTACGCAGGAAGTCTCCCTTGCATGCCCGCTCGTCGGGAGTGGTTGACCGGTACGCAAGAGTTCCTCTGGCGTCCGTGGGGACCCATCGAACCATTCGATACGACGTTGCCAGAGGCGCTGCGCCATGCAGACGTGATGACGAAGCTCATCACCGATCACTTCCACTACTTCCAACACGGGAGTGGAGGGTACTTCGAGGATTTCAACGGCTTCGAGTTTATCCGCGGACACGAGAACGATACGTGGAAAACAGCACCGAGATCCCTAGACACATCGAAGCTGGGATTTACGACTCCGGACGATCCTGAAGGCTTCGGCTACAACAATCCTATCCAGTATCCGCGAAACACCGCGGAGTTCGATACAGAATCAGATTTTTTCGCTCCACAGGTGTTCTCGACGGTGGCCGACTGGCTCCGATCGAATCAGGAGTGGGACGAATGGTTCTGTTACGTCGATAGCTTCGATGTACACGAACCGTTCCACATCCCTGAGCCGTACGCATCGATGTATACAGACGAGGACCCAGATGACCCAGATCTCACGTACTGGCCGGCGTATGGTCGAACTGATCGTGGACAGGGCGAACTCTCGGACCGCGAGCTCGATTTCGTCCGCTCGCAGTTCGCAGGGAAGGTAACGATGGTTGATCGCTGGTTCGGGCGTGTCCTAGAAACGATCGATGACGAACAGCTCTGGGACGATACGATGATCATCGTCACATCGGATCACGGCTTTTTCCTCGGTGAACACGGTTGGGTTGGCAAACCGTACAAGGCCCCTCTGTACAACGTACTCGCCCACACACCGCTCATGATATGGCATCCAGAGTATCAGATGGAGGAGCACACTGCGCTGACCGCAGCTGTCGATATCTACTCGACCGTTCTCGATGCATTCGACGTTGCGGACGTTGATCGGCGACACAGCAAGAGTCTCTTGTCACTACTCAGTGGCAGTGATGACAAGATTCGTGAGTGGGTGCTTTACGGCTACTGGGGATCGAGCGTCAACCTCACAGACGGACGGTACACGTATCTTCACCCGTGTGATCCCGAGGTCGATAGCGACTGCTACTCGACGCAGATGGTGAATCCGCACTCGTGGTTTACGCCCCCAGATTCACAACCCGCTGCGGAGTCCGGGCAGTATCTCCCGTACGCTGATTGCCCGGTATGGCGATATTCCGCACCGTCATACGTTCGCAACGATCAGCCAATGCTCTTTGATGTGAAGACTGATCCCGAACAGCTGAACGATCGCTCGGAAGACGATCAATCGATCAAAGAGCGGATGCAACGGCTACTACAAGAGGCGTTGTCTGAAAAAGATGCCCCCGAAAACCAGTACGATCGGTTGGATCTCGATCCAGTTTGA
- a CDS encoding molybdopterin molybdotransferase MoeA: protein MGEEHDTMLWRTEAVGRMLDARQSALARQSVETIALGEGIGGRVLAEEIVAEENVPAFDHATMDGYAFDTADEYPLELIDSEVFPEDEPPTLESGEAVRIATGAPLPERATAVLKEEVATVRDRQLNGPDLESGTYTYGRASNVTAGETLFEAGERLSAKDAILLQDLGYETVDVREVFSVALLATGSEIHEGKTSDLDSWMLAELLRSWGHKATYEGTVPDEYERVEDRIGDLAQEYDVVLTTGGTSVGKKDHVIQALGALGQIDFHRVRIRPGKPIALAELPETTVVAVPGKPVGAHTIVTLIARPLFLGGNTALPTINASVTQRVDIGPDGFEYAVPVQFEDGAAIPFGHVSSSLRVYEETFDPSVLSSSTRATRADGFFITDHAVKQDETVEVVPYEVLE from the coding sequence ATGGGAGAAGAGCACGATACCATGCTCTGGCGGACGGAAGCAGTCGGGCGCATGCTCGATGCCCGGCAGAGCGCACTCGCTCGCCAGTCAGTGGAGACGATTGCGCTCGGCGAGGGGATCGGTGGGCGTGTGCTCGCAGAGGAGATCGTTGCCGAGGAAAACGTTCCAGCGTTCGATCATGCGACAATGGATGGGTACGCGTTTGACACGGCTGATGAGTATCCGCTCGAACTCATCGACAGCGAAGTATTTCCGGAAGATGAGCCACCGACACTCGAATCGGGGGAGGCAGTCCGTATCGCTACCGGTGCGCCGCTGCCGGAACGAGCGACAGCCGTACTCAAAGAGGAAGTGGCGACGGTCAGAGATAGGCAACTCAACGGTCCCGATCTCGAATCGGGGACGTACACGTATGGGCGCGCGAGCAACGTCACCGCTGGTGAAACGCTCTTCGAAGCAGGTGAACGCCTCTCGGCGAAAGATGCGATCCTGTTACAAGATCTTGGATACGAGACTGTCGATGTCCGAGAGGTCTTTTCAGTTGCCCTGCTTGCGACTGGATCGGAGATCCACGAGGGCAAAACCTCCGATCTCGATTCGTGGATGCTCGCCGAACTCCTCAGGTCGTGGGGACACAAGGCGACATACGAGGGAACAGTTCCAGACGAATACGAGCGAGTCGAGGATCGTATCGGCGACCTCGCTCAGGAGTACGACGTGGTGCTGACGACCGGTGGGACCAGCGTCGGTAAGAAAGATCACGTCATTCAAGCGCTTGGAGCGTTGGGACAGATCGACTTTCATCGAGTACGTATTCGGCCGGGAAAACCCATTGCACTCGCTGAACTACCAGAGACAACAGTTGTTGCTGTTCCGGGAAAGCCAGTTGGTGCGCATACGATAGTGACTCTCATTGCACGCCCGCTCTTCCTCGGCGGAAATACGGCCCTTCCGACAATAAACGCATCAGTGACTCAGCGTGTCGATATCGGTCCGGACGGCTTCGAGTACGCTGTTCCCGTGCAGTTCGAAGACGGAGCTGCTATCCCGTTTGGCCACGTCTCCTCGTCGCTTCGTGTGTACGAAGAGACGTTTGATCCAAGCGTGCTTTCGTCATCGACGCGAGCGACGCGTGCAGACGGATTCTTTATTACTGACCACGCCGTAAAACAAGATGAAACAGTCGAAGTCGTACCGTATGAGGTGCTCGAATGA
- a CDS encoding Gfo/Idh/MocA family protein: MIKQARVGIVGLGSMGQRHADLIRNTGHGVVIAGADIAQTAREEFEQRYGITAYSSHDELYEKESLDAVIVTTPNKSHETAVVAAFEQNINVLVEKPLAHTLDSARQIAKAAEASDAFGTVGFHSRFMPSATALRAYVERGDLGNITHTETNYVRRRGVPGRGTWFTSKEMAGGGALIDIGVHVIDLTLYLLGYPDITHVSGTTRQEFGNREEYNYLHMWGEDTSDGSDFDVEDSVTATLQTAQNQTISLDIAWANNGRYKRDISLRGTDAGATFDTKNGDLTLHESRHVGVDHHVDLEITTDSPDSKQEQTDRFLSAVQTGEPLEINTIDEALTVQRVVEAIYQSSEHNGHPICLKEGTEINAIEEPIMLG; the protein is encoded by the coding sequence ATGATAAAACAAGCACGGGTTGGCATCGTCGGTCTCGGATCGATGGGGCAGCGGCATGCTGACCTGATCAGAAACACTGGGCACGGAGTCGTAATTGCGGGTGCCGACATAGCCCAGACCGCCCGCGAAGAGTTCGAGCAACGGTATGGTATCACAGCGTATTCCTCTCATGACGAACTGTACGAGAAGGAATCTCTCGATGCCGTCATCGTTACGACCCCGAACAAGTCCCACGAGACAGCGGTGGTTGCTGCCTTCGAGCAAAATATCAATGTCTTGGTCGAAAAACCACTCGCACACACGCTTGACAGCGCACGACAGATCGCGAAGGCAGCAGAGGCATCCGATGCATTCGGAACCGTGGGATTTCATAGTCGGTTCATGCCAAGTGCCACAGCCCTGCGAGCGTACGTCGAACGTGGTGACTTAGGTAATATAACTCACACTGAGACGAATTACGTCCGTCGGCGTGGGGTTCCTGGTCGTGGTACGTGGTTTACATCGAAAGAGATGGCCGGCGGCGGTGCGCTCATTGATATCGGCGTTCACGTAATCGACCTAACACTGTATCTTCTCGGCTATCCAGACATAACGCACGTCTCAGGGACAACTCGTCAGGAGTTTGGTAATCGTGAAGAGTACAACTACCTCCACATGTGGGGTGAGGATACGAGCGACGGTTCAGACTTTGATGTCGAAGATTCAGTCACGGCTACGTTGCAGACCGCACAGAATCAGACCATCTCGCTCGATATTGCGTGGGCAAATAACGGAAGGTACAAACGAGATATTTCTCTCCGAGGGACTGATGCGGGTGCCACATTCGATACGAAAAATGGAGATCTGACACTCCACGAATCCAGACACGTTGGTGTCGATCATCACGTTGACCTCGAAATCACTACAGACAGCCCAGACAGTAAACAAGAGCAGACCGATCGATTCTTGTCAGCTGTTCAAACGGGCGAGCCCTTAGAAATCAATACAATCGACGAGGCGCTCACCGTCCAGCGCGTCGTTGAAGCTATCTATCAGTCGAGTGAACACAACGGCCACCCAATTTGCCTCAAAGAAGGCACGGAGATAAACGCCATCGAAGAACCCATCATGCTTGGATGA
- a CDS encoding NTP transferase domain-containing protein, with translation MSNQDQIPVLDPHDFDTVERTGKTVGCVVLAAGMGTRYADGNKLLNNIDGEPIVRRAVRTFLASLDDVVVVIGHDTAAVRKALDGLDVSLVVNRDYDQGQSTSLHCGVVVGRNRGWDAIVFGLGDMPFVRSETIDLLVRTDVATDYTILAAAYDRKRGNPTLFDAIHYDALTEIEGDRGGRQLIVQSDETALVETSDPGVTRDIDTIADYNYYR, from the coding sequence ATGAGCAATCAGGACCAAATCCCAGTTCTCGACCCGCATGATTTCGATACGGTCGAACGCACTGGAAAGACGGTCGGATGTGTCGTTCTCGCTGCCGGGATGGGAACGCGTTACGCAGATGGAAACAAGCTCTTGAACAACATCGACGGTGAGCCAATTGTCCGTCGGGCGGTTCGAACGTTTCTCGCGTCTCTCGACGATGTCGTTGTCGTAATCGGCCACGACACCGCTGCCGTTCGAAAAGCGCTCGACGGTCTCGATGTATCACTTGTCGTGAACAGAGACTACGATCAGGGACAGAGCACGTCGCTCCACTGCGGCGTTGTCGTCGGGCGTAATCGTGGGTGGGACGCGATCGTATTCGGACTGGGCGACATGCCGTTCGTTCGGTCCGAAACCATCGATTTGTTGGTACGAACCGACGTCGCTACCGATTACACTATCCTCGCGGCCGCCTACGATCGTAAGCGAGGAAACCCAACGCTGTTTGATGCCATCCATTACGACGCTCTCACCGAAATTGAAGGCGATCGCGGTGGACGACAACTCATCGTCCAATCAGACGAGACAGCTCTTGTCGAGACGTCCGATCCTGGGGTTACCCGTGACATCGACACCATTGCGGACTACAATTACTATCGCTGA
- a CDS encoding branched-chain amino acid ABC transporter permease, whose amino-acid sequence MHLGVIAFLSLYPALHAVLTSSVLGAEAVAVLPDIETMTAVLYFGLFAMSFDFISGYTGYLSFGHAAFYGTGAYFVVLAANGTIPFVPSGTPFMVLLILAGMCALVLALLIGGVSFRLSGVYFAMITLGFSQVLYVFVRGWRYVGSNPRDGVFVTGRSDGFEIGVPFIDQLTVAIGQLTGDEVNGFLGIISLSATEVTYYAIGFVVLLCYFSMQRILNSPFGRIMVAIRENEARTRAIGYDTFRYKLAAFAISGFFAGIAGALFAGVRRSVSPDNSLFFLVTGDALLASILGGFGTLAGPLYGRLFDESVREFLSTGGTGGGLLPYLRGHLPTSVLDADLFGVTVRAAVETFLNGHASLYLGLLFVLFVLYVPNGLLGTIQKRSEGTVTSWLMGWVERRR is encoded by the coding sequence ATTCACCTCGGAGTGATCGCGTTTCTTTCGCTGTATCCCGCGCTCCACGCGGTGCTCACGAGTTCGGTGCTTGGTGCAGAAGCAGTAGCTGTGCTTCCGGATATCGAGACGATGACCGCAGTGCTCTACTTTGGGCTGTTCGCTATGAGCTTTGATTTTATCAGCGGCTACACCGGCTATCTCTCGTTCGGGCACGCCGCGTTCTACGGCACGGGCGCGTACTTCGTCGTGCTCGCGGCAAATGGCACCATTCCATTCGTGCCATCGGGAACACCGTTCATGGTTCTCCTGATACTCGCTGGGATGTGTGCGCTCGTGCTTGCTCTGCTCATCGGCGGCGTGTCGTTTCGGCTCAGCGGTGTCTACTTCGCCATGATCACTCTCGGATTCTCACAGGTGCTGTACGTGTTCGTGCGTGGCTGGCGATACGTCGGCTCGAATCCGCGCGACGGAGTGTTTGTCACAGGTCGCTCCGATGGCTTCGAGATCGGCGTCCCGTTCATCGATCAGCTAACGGTCGCCATCGGACAGCTCACTGGTGATGAAGTCAATGGATTCCTGGGGATCATCTCGCTTTCCGCCACTGAGGTTACCTACTACGCTATTGGATTCGTCGTACTGCTCTGTTATTTCTCGATGCAGCGAATTCTCAACTCGCCGTTCGGCCGGATCATGGTTGCCATTCGTGAAAACGAAGCGCGCACTCGCGCAATCGGATACGACACGTTTCGGTACAAACTGGCAGCGTTTGCGATCAGTGGATTTTTCGCTGGCATTGCCGGTGCGCTCTTCGCTGGGGTCCGGCGGTCGGTTTCGCCCGACAACTCGCTGTTTTTCCTCGTGACCGGCGACGCGCTGCTTGCCTCGATACTGGGCGGCTTCGGAACACTCGCTGGACCGCTCTACGGCCGACTGTTCGATGAGTCTGTCCGGGAGTTCCTCTCGACCGGTGGCACAGGAGGTGGTCTGCTCCCCTATCTCCGTGGGCACCTCCCGACGAGTGTACTCGATGCCGATCTCTTCGGTGTCACGGTTCGGGCAGCGGTCGAAACGTTTCTGAACGGCCACGCGAGCCTCTATCTTGGCCTTCTCTTCGTGCTCTTCGTGCTCTACGTGCCAAACGGGCTGTTGGGAACAATCCAGAAACGTTCCGAGGGAACAGTGACTTCGTGGCTGATGGGATGGGTCGAACGACGCCGATAG
- a CDS encoding amphi-Trp domain-containing protein — MPEEVLFESERRQSREDIAEYLRTVAKKLEAGETITLRAASDSVSLEVPPQPTFEVKAEREGTDPNTELSIEFELEWKENEESGESSDLTIE, encoded by the coding sequence ATGCCAGAAGAAGTTCTGTTCGAGAGTGAACGCCGGCAATCGCGTGAAGATATCGCTGAATACCTCCGAACAGTCGCCAAAAAACTAGAAGCAGGCGAAACAATCACCCTGCGTGCAGCCAGCGACTCGGTTAGCTTGGAGGTGCCTCCCCAACCGACGTTCGAAGTAAAGGCCGAGCGCGAAGGAACCGATCCGAACACCGAACTGAGTATCGAATTCGAACTTGAATGGAAGGAGAACGAAGAGAGCGGAGAGAGCAGCGATCTGACGATCGAGTAG
- a CDS encoding enoyl-CoA hydratase/isomerase family protein — MTQIDVSHEENVATVTISNPERKNALSGPACETMAESLRTLAHDSSVRCVVVTGEGDAFCSGIDLAGEIGAGGPAAELEGGLNAIATSLLRMEKPVVASVSGPAVGAGASIATACDFVYAANSAEFGWGFTDIGLAPDTGATYVLPRLVGMRTAMELLTTGRRVSAAEAVDLGIATEAIPDAELDDVVTERVEMLCSRPTRAVGEAKRLLLRNAHRSVEEALAAEARAQERIVQTEDFSEGICAFVENREPEFTGR; from the coding sequence GTGACACAGATTGACGTCAGCCACGAAGAAAATGTAGCGACCGTTACGATATCGAACCCTGAGCGAAAGAACGCACTTTCTGGCCCAGCGTGCGAGACGATGGCTGAATCCCTCCGCACGCTTGCACACGATTCGTCAGTTCGCTGTGTAGTCGTCACTGGCGAAGGTGACGCATTCTGTTCAGGGATCGATCTCGCTGGTGAGATCGGTGCGGGTGGTCCAGCGGCAGAGCTCGAAGGCGGGTTGAACGCTATCGCCACCAGCCTCTTACGGATGGAAAAACCCGTTGTTGCATCGGTTTCGGGACCAGCAGTCGGGGCGGGAGCGTCTATTGCTACGGCCTGTGATTTCGTCTATGCCGCCAACTCCGCTGAGTTTGGGTGGGGTTTTACCGACATCGGTCTCGCTCCCGACACTGGCGCAACCTACGTTCTCCCACGACTCGTCGGGATGCGGACAGCGATGGAGTTGCTCACGACTGGACGGCGAGTCAGTGCCGCCGAAGCCGTCGATCTCGGTATTGCGACAGAGGCAATCCCAGACGCTGAGCTGGACGATGTTGTCACCGAGCGTGTCGAGATGCTGTGCTCGCGGCCCACACGAGCGGTCGGCGAAGCAAAGCGCCTTCTCTTACGGAACGCTCACCGCTCGGTAGAAGAAGCCCTCGCTGCTGAGGCACGCGCACAAGAGCGAATTGTCCAAACAGAGGACTTCTCTGAGGGCATTTGTGCGTTCGTCGAAAACCGAGAGCCCGAATTCACCGGTCGATAA
- a CDS encoding DUF1450 domain-containing protein yields the protein MTRCIEYCRTNVDAATRELFVTLDATVVEKPCLRRCGTCYSKPFVLLDGESLCAESHADLEAKVQMRMRTGTGTGTKRERPEGSDG from the coding sequence ATGACACGCTGTATCGAATACTGCCGAACCAATGTCGACGCTGCCACGCGAGAGTTGTTTGTGACACTCGACGCGACCGTCGTCGAAAAGCCGTGTCTCCGGCGCTGTGGCACCTGTTACTCGAAGCCGTTCGTGCTCCTCGATGGTGAGAGTCTCTGTGCCGAGAGTCACGCTGATCTCGAAGCGAAGGTCCAAATGCGAATGCGAACGGGAACAGGAACGGGAACCAAGCGTGAACGCCCAGAGGGGTCAGACGGATGA